From the Candidatus Thorarchaeota archaeon genome, the window GGAAAGTGTGTACGTATGTTGGTCTCCATCCTCTGCAGTCGCAGCACGGACTCCTTCAAAGGTGCACAGCACCGGAGTCATGCATTGACCTGTCCTCCAATCGGGACACGCACGCATGCACGCGCAGCCCGTCCGGGCTATTCCCGATGGATTCCATCACTGGGAGTCACACTGAGCCCGGCAACGGATGGGCCGGGACAGAGCGTATACACATCGAACGACGAGGCGCTGGATGCGCCGTGGGGTTCGGTGGTCGACTCCCTCTGCGAAGCCCCCTGAAGGGGGTCTTGTGGACAATGTGCGCACTCCTACATGGAGAGCGTTTCGGCAGCCACTCGGGCTGCTGATTTAAAGCTTTTCCTGTGTCGAGGTTCACCAGAACAGCAACAACGACCTGACGGAGCCACATGACCGGAGCCAGGGGGCCGCTCACAGCCGTTGTAGAACGCCTTCTCTACTCGACAGGCAAAGCGCAAAACAATCGTATGTTGTGGGACCAAGATAAAGCTTGCGTAAAGACGAGGGGGTTCGTGGGACGACCTGCAGGCGCCCTGCTAGGCCCTGTGACACGCACCTGTGAGGATGGGCCCCCGAGTGATTGCAGAGTCTGGTCCGGGGCATCGGCAAGGTCACAGGCAAGGTCACATTCAGTTCGTGTATGGATTGGCGCCGAACAGTCGACATCAGAAAGTGACACTGTGACGGATCAGACGCTGCGGGCCAGACTGCTAATTGTTCAGATGAGACCGTGAATGCTTGAGTGTGGACGTGAGAGGCTGGACGCTGGTGGCAGGTGGTCTCACCATGAGCGCCAGTCGCAGACACGAACAGAGGGCGCCGATCTATCAGTGTCTGGACGGACGGCTTGACAGTGCATCATTCTGATGTCTCATCAGCTCGGTGATGCCCTTTGAGGCGAGGTCCAACAGCAGGTCAAGACCTCGTCTGTCGTAGGTGGAACCCTCACCAGTGCCCTGGACTTCCACAAAGTCACTTCCGCGCATCACCACGTTCATATCGACCTGGGCTGATGAGTCTTCCATGTAGCACAGGTCAAGAAGGTACTCGCCCGCGACAATTCCGACGCTGACGGCAGCGACCTGACCCACCAGGGGCGACTCGCTGATCATGTCCATGTCGGTCATGTACTTCAGAGCGTCGCAGAGTGCCACGTATGCACCGGTTATCGATGCAGTCCGTGTTCCACCGTCCGCCTGAATGACATCGCAGTCGATGGTGATGGTATGCTCTCCAATCTTGGTCAGGTCGACCGCGGACCTGAGCGAACGCCCAATCAGTCTCTGGATCTCCTGCTCGCGTCCCCCGGTACGTCCCCTTAAGGTTCGTTGAGCCGTGGCCCGGGGAAGCATGCTGTACTCGGCAGTGACCCACCCCTTCTCTGCTCCCTCAAGCCAGCTGGGCACGACTTTCTCGACCGTTGCAGTGCAGATGACCTTTGTGTCACCTGTGCGAATCAACACAGAGCCCTCGGGGTACTTCAGAAAGCCACGAGTTATCTCCACGGGGCGCAGTTCGTCATTGGCGCGGCCATCGACTCGTACCATCATGTCACCCGGATTGGCACCGCCCACCCGCTATTTAACCTCTGTCGCTAGAGGGACTCTGTTGCATACGGAGTCCTAGTCTGTCACCACGGGGCTGAAACTAAAAGAGATGAGCTTTCAGGATTTACTCGTGCGAATCGGGCAACACGGTTCCCTCTGCCGACTCCAGACATGACTTCTGCCACAGAGTCCAAGCGATAGAATAGTATATATATCCCATCTGTAATCCCTCGCTTAGGGATGGTCTAAAGGGAGGCCACCTAGGGATGGTCTAAAGGGAGGCCACCCAGGGATGCAATATGAAGAAAGACACAATTCGTGCTCTGGTCGCATTGATGCCTTTGTTTGCCACAATAGTTTCCGGATATCTTGTCCCACTTGTGGCACATGGCAGTTTCATCAATGTACTTGTGCAATTCGGCTATATAACACTCAATAGTCAGCCCCCGCTGGCGGTCTTGATTATCATCTTCGGGCCCATTGCGGGACCTTTGATGTATTATGCGGGCTGGACATGGGGACAGATACAAGCTGTCTATGGATTCTTCGGAGCCGGGGGCGGTTTAATCGCGGCTGTGCTGCTGATGTTAGGCATTCCGGGCGGGGCTCCAGTTGCAATTGCTGCAGCGGGATGTGTGACTTTAGCAGAGTGACACTGTAAGGCACGGGGAAGACCTGCGTTGTTACACGGACAGATGCAAACTGAATCAAGAGTGGCGCTCTTGTTGCTTGCAGGTGGGTTCGTCCATGGTCTGATTTCCGGTGACAAGATACTTGAATCGCCGCCACAGACCTATCCCAATGCAGCGTCTTCTCCCTGCTTCTCTTTCTCGATAGAACTACTCCTCTCAAACCTTGTCGTAATTGTAGTTCTTGTCATTGGTGGTTTTCTATTCGCGATGCCGACTATTCTGACTCTCTACACTAATGGGTACGTATGCGGCGTGCTCATGGGTGACGGTATTGCATCTGGCCGCATGTTCGCAGTCGTTATGGGGGTCTTACCTCATGGCATACTTGAGTTCACCGGAATGTTGGTTGCTGGGGCTGTAGGTCTATCACTGTGTCATGAGATGCTCCGCACCATCATACACGACCAGCAACCGAGTACAGAATCAGGGCCAATTGCAGTGCGACGTATAGTTAGACTGGTCTTGGTTTCGGTGCTGCTCATACTCATCGCCGCTGCGATAGAATGTAATATTACGCCGATGCTCCTTATGGGGGTGCCGACATGACAGAGCTCGACAACACTCAAGAAACACAGGTCAAGAACAGCACCAGACAGACTCTCAGGGGACAGTTACTCCAAGGAGTCAGAACAGTTCCAAAGGCGTCATTTCGTCCGTTTTCTGCATTCAGTGACTCCTCATGTGACGAGCTGCGCAGAGGCGTGGCACTCCCGCCTTTGGTCCTTGCTCTCTTGGCTTACTGCTTGATTACGATGTCCATATTCAATTGCGTGCTTGTTCCCCAAGTCAACTCAGGAGAGATTGAGCTGCCGCAGGGACTTACGTGGGAGTTGTATCTCGCCATCTATTCATGGATACTTCCAATGATGAGTCTGTTCTCTGTGATGTTGACATGGTTATCCACGGCTGCAGTCACCTATTTTCTCTGCAGACTATTCGGGCATGAGATTCCTTTCCCGCCTCTATTGACTCTCACTGCTTTTGTACTACTGCCGGACTTCTGGATTGTTATGCCAATTGCTGGACTGCTGTGGTATGATGCTGGTTTGGTACTGACAGTAGCGGCAAATCTCAGTCTTCCAATCTCAATTGCAGTGATTCTGTGGCGTACAACCATTCAGTCCAACGTTATTGGATGCTTCTCAGACATAGGCTTCCGGAGATCCTTCCTGATTTCCTTGTTGGGTCAGATTGCTATCCTCATGGTACTAGGGTTGCCGTTGTCCTCTCCCGGAGCCACTGGAATCTGATGGATGGAATGAGGGCTGGTGTCACATGTCATTGACACTTACAATCATGTTCGGTCGAGCACCCGATTTGAAGACGGTCGTCGTGGTCGCATGCGTCCTCTCGTTGTTAGGTACGACAGTCTTACTTTTATTCTCCACACTCATGCCACCCCTAGTGCTCAGACCACCAAGTGAGGCGCGTACAGCGCTGCTGGAGAGTGTCAATGCGTCATTCTCCTTCGCATCATCTTGGCCCGTTATACTTGGACTGGGAATTGTGTCTTACATGTTTCCTCGCAAGGAATCAGTTTTTCTCTATGCGAATCATCCGGTAAACGGAAGGAGTCTGTTTCTATCTGCTATTTACACAGTTCTCTTGTTGACCCTGCCTGCACCTATACTATATCTCGCTGCTGCAGCGGGGAATGCACATCCCCTCTTGCCAGTCGAACAGAGAGTCGTCTTTGTCTCCTTCCTTTCGCTCGAACTACTCGCGCTGACCTTGCTGATGGCATCATTGATAGTTGTCCTAATGATAGAGGTTACAAACTCAGAACAACACAGCAACCTGTGGCGGTCATTGGTGGGGTTTTCTATCCTATTTGTCGCACTGGAAGTGATGGAGCATGTGCTGTCATACGTAGGTACGCCCACTGTTTTAGCATACGGCTACACTATTGACACACTAGTGCTGGGTTCTGTGGAGGTCATGCTGGCATCATTGATGCTCGGGCGTTTCATTCCAATTCAGGCGATAGTTGGACTCATTCTACTGGTTGCGTCAACAGTCATGGTCATGATGATGGGTGCGGCCCGCGCAGATGCGGTCTTAGAGTCCGCACGAAGAAGTGATGCACCAGCAGCAGGCAAGATGAAACAAGGTAGCGCCATCCTGACAAGACGAACCCGCCTCGGTCAACCTGGTGCGGTGCTGAAGCTAATGCTACAGAACTACAGAACGTTTGGAGGACCAGTGGTAGCAGTCGTCATGCTCTGCATCCTTGTTCTATTGGGAGTCCGCTACTTGCCCAGCGGTCCCGCTGAAACCGTTGCTCTGACGCTTGGACTTGTCACTTTGACCATGGTCATTCCTCAGCATCTGGCATTCATTACAACCATGGCCGGACGGAACACGCGTCGTCTGTTCTATGAGGCTCCAAACGGCACAAGATACTACTTCTTCTTGCAGCTCGTCTGCACTGGTCTCATTTCGCTGTTGGTTGTACTCATAGGCTCATTCTTAGGCCATCTGCTCTTGAGTACAACTCTGTCTCTTGAAATGGCAGCTAGACTAGTCAATGTTTTGGTATTCACGGTGGTGCCTCTTGTAGCCATTGGAGTGATTGCAGCCACGCGCTGGCCACCTGTGTCCATGGAGGATCCACGTATACTAGTCATCACTGGATTCCTCCTGCTGCTAGGACTTCCTGTTGGAGTCTGGCTCTTTCAGACAGAACTCCTGACAAGGATAGCGGCGACATTCCTAATCTGCGCATTCTCATTTGTCATTATGGAGGTTCGAACCGAATGACGACAGAACCGGAAGTAGTAGCTGTCAGAGCGACAGGCCTGACGAAGTCGTTCTCGAATCGTGTGGTTCTCGATATTGACAGACTGCAAGTAACGCGTGGTCAAGTGGTCGGACTGCTCGGTCCAAATGGTGCAGGGAAAACGACACTGATGCGCATTCTCAAGGGTGGTCTATATCCCACCACTGGCGATGTGGTCATAATGGGGACTAGTCTGAAGAGACGAGCCGACCAGGTGCGCCAGATGACTGGATTGTCTCCTGAAGAGCCCCAATTGATAGACGCGATGACCGGCGCTGGGTTCCTGCAGCTCATTGTGCACCTCTATCATGTGAAACGCAGAGATGCAGATGAGCGCGTGAGTATGTGGGCCAGGTCACTTGGAATGGAAGACCGTCTCAGTCAGACCATCGAGACATATTCGCACGGAATGAGGAAGCGCCTTGCTCACATGGCGGCATTGGTGCACAATCCGCCTGTGTTACTGCTTGATGAACCAGCCGAGGGTCTAGATCCTGACACTGTTCACGGTGTGATCAAGTCACTTACTGCAGGTGCCAGTGAGTGGGGGCAGACAATCATCATGAGCTCGCATCGACTCGACATCGTTGAGAGACACTGTGAACGTGTAATAGTGCTTAGAGGGGGGCGCATCATAGCAGATGACTCACCAGCTGGGCTCAAGAAGGCTTACAGTACAGAGGCACTTGAGACTGCATACCTCCGAACTGGAGAGAAGTGAAGAGATATGACTGGCATTAGCATTAGTGTGGACGCGCTCTCATTCTCATATGGTCGAACAAGAGCGCTGGACAATGTTTCGTTCTCCATTGAGCCCGGGGTCACAGGAATTGTCGGTGTCAACGGCGCAGGAAAGACAACACTGCTGAAGTTGATTCTCGGACTGCTACAACCTCAGAAGGGTCGCGTTCTTCTTGATGGTTTGCCTGTACATCCTATGAGTAGCGATGTGAGGTCGAGAATTGGTTTTGTCCCTGAGGTTCCCCCTGTTGACAGAGAACTATCTGTCACCGAGTATACCCGGTTCTTCAAAGGGCTGATGGACGCGTATGGGTTTCCGACACACGACGTGATTGAAACCCTTCGAGTGGTAGGTTTTGCGTCTGTGGAGCACAGAAACACGGATAGGCTATCAAGAGGAATGATGCAGCGTCTAAGCCTTGCGCAGGCACTCCTTGCGCCGCGGGACCTCCTTGTTCTCGACGAGCCCATGGCACATCTTGATCCACTCGGGCGAATTGACTTCAGACGCCTCATGCAGACTCGAGCTGCCGAGGGCGCGACGATAGTCATCTCAACACACATACTCGCAGACTTGGAGGCATGCGACAGCATAATGGTCCTCAATCATGGACGTTTGTTATACTCGGGCCCTGTCATGGACCTACGGAGAAAGTACGCGGTATCCGAGGGGTGCTGGACAATTGAAACGGACCAGCCTGAGGAATTGGCCGCTCAACTGAAGTCTTCATTAGGTGGAGTAAGAGTGGAGCATGTATCAGACTCTGTCTTGACAGTCAGAGGAGGCAATGCAGAGATGAAGAGGACCCTCTTCCAGATTCTCTCTCAAGACCATACCATTGAGATTCACCGATTCATTGATGGACTCCCGACACTTGAAGACCTGCTGTTACGAATCCTGGAGGCGAAACGAGAGTGAACGCAAGAGCCATCAGACTGGTCATCTGGAGAGAGATCTTGATTGCCACCAGAACGATGCGGTCTGCTCTGAGCGCGTTGCTGACAGTGTTCATGGCGGCCTCA encodes:
- the rph gene encoding ribonuclease PH, with the protein product MVRVDGRANDELRPVEITRGFLKYPEGSVLIRTGDTKVICTATVEKVVPSWLEGAEKGWVTAEYSMLPRATAQRTLRGRTGGREQEIQRLIGRSLRSAVDLTKIGEHTITIDCDVIQADGGTRTASITGAYVALCDALKYMTDMDMISESPLVGQVAAVSVGIVAGEYLLDLCYMEDSSAQVDMNVVMRGSDFVEVQGTGEGSTYDRRGLDLLLDLASKGITELMRHQNDALSSRPSRH
- a CDS encoding stage II sporulation protein M; this translates as MLLAGGFVHGLISGDKILESPPQTYPNAASSPCFSFSIELLLSNLVVIVVLVIGGFLFAMPTILTLYTNGYVCGVLMGDGIASGRMFAVVMGVLPHGILEFTGMLVAGAVGLSLCHEMLRTIIHDQQPSTESGPIAVRRIVRLVLVSVLLILIAAAIECNITPMLLMGVPT
- a CDS encoding YIP1 family protein; translated protein: MTELDNTQETQVKNSTRQTLRGQLLQGVRTVPKASFRPFSAFSDSSCDELRRGVALPPLVLALLAYCLITMSIFNCVLVPQVNSGEIELPQGLTWELYLAIYSWILPMMSLFSVMLTWLSTAAVTYFLCRLFGHEIPFPPLLTLTAFVLLPDFWIVMPIAGLLWYDAGLVLTVAANLSLPISIAVILWRTTIQSNVIGCFSDIGFRRSFLISLLGQIAILMVLGLPLSSPGATGI
- a CDS encoding ABC transporter ATP-binding protein, yielding MTTEPEVVAVRATGLTKSFSNRVVLDIDRLQVTRGQVVGLLGPNGAGKTTLMRILKGGLYPTTGDVVIMGTSLKRRADQVRQMTGLSPEEPQLIDAMTGAGFLQLIVHLYHVKRRDADERVSMWARSLGMEDRLSQTIETYSHGMRKRLAHMAALVHNPPVLLLDEPAEGLDPDTVHGVIKSLTAGASEWGQTIIMSSHRLDIVERHCERVIVLRGGRIIADDSPAGLKKAYSTEALETAYLRTGEK
- a CDS encoding ABC transporter ATP-binding protein, which encodes MTGISISVDALSFSYGRTRALDNVSFSIEPGVTGIVGVNGAGKTTLLKLILGLLQPQKGRVLLDGLPVHPMSSDVRSRIGFVPEVPPVDRELSVTEYTRFFKGLMDAYGFPTHDVIETLRVVGFASVEHRNTDRLSRGMMQRLSLAQALLAPRDLLVLDEPMAHLDPLGRIDFRRLMQTRAAEGATIVISTHILADLEACDSIMVLNHGRLLYSGPVMDLRRKYAVSEGCWTIETDQPEELAAQLKSSLGGVRVEHVSDSVLTVRGGNAEMKRTLFQILSQDHTIEIHRFIDGLPTLEDLLLRILEAKRE